The following coding sequences are from one Rhodobiaceae bacterium window:
- the atsA gene encoding arylsulfatase encodes MFQGVLRAMPCTLLAIGAMLGVSATGASAETRPNVVVLLVDDAGLMDFSAFGGEANMPNIDRLAAAGAMFTGYRTSPSCAPSRAMLLTGVDNHRTGIATIPEIVRSEDRSKPGYSMSLEPGVQTVADRLKASGYRTYMTGKWHLGSDEGDLPNHHGFDRSFALDASGADNWEQKPYMPYYATAPWFEDGVAADLPDDFYSSKFLIDKMIDYIGEDAGSDEPFFAYIGFQAIHIPVQAPREFIENYTGVYDEGWHALRTARWQRAQEMGLIPQDAPLAPMPEGLQDWDALSAEDKHFFSKSMAVNAGMLEAMDFHIGRLMRHLEASGELANTLFIVTADNGPAPSSMSTVAVMNLWMAFNGYNTNVETLGEKGSMVAIGPEWANAAAAPSNLFKFYAAEGGIRVPLIISGAGLEAQAPVKSIAMVTDLTPTILDYAGIETSENDPVPINGRSLRPVLDGVAEETHAATTPIALEVSGNSALFLEGYKITRNSLPYGDGIWRLYNLDIDPGETNDLSAAEPERMQAMLVHYQDYVEEFGVVALGDDFNQVAQITSNILPRILKRNWWVVLIAGMVLLGGLGIAGRFTWRKLRNA; translated from the coding sequence ATGTTTCAAGGGGTTCTTCGTGCGATGCCATGCACTTTGCTTGCGATAGGAGCCATGCTGGGCGTCTCTGCGACAGGGGCATCTGCAGAAACACGACCCAACGTCGTGGTTCTGCTCGTCGACGATGCGGGTCTGATGGATTTTTCAGCCTTCGGTGGCGAAGCGAACATGCCTAACATCGACCGGCTTGCTGCAGCCGGAGCGATGTTTACAGGTTATCGGACCTCGCCTTCTTGCGCGCCATCAAGAGCCATGTTGCTCACCGGTGTCGACAATCACCGAACGGGCATTGCCACCATCCCTGAAATTGTTCGCTCGGAAGACCGATCTAAACCCGGTTATTCCATGAGCCTTGAACCCGGCGTCCAGACGGTGGCGGATCGATTGAAAGCGTCAGGCTATCGCACCTATATGACCGGCAAATGGCATCTGGGAAGCGATGAAGGCGACCTACCAAATCATCATGGATTTGATAGATCGTTTGCGCTAGACGCTTCCGGGGCCGACAACTGGGAACAAAAGCCTTACATGCCATACTATGCCACGGCCCCCTGGTTTGAGGATGGCGTGGCCGCCGATCTGCCGGATGACTTCTATTCGTCAAAATTTTTGATCGACAAGATGATCGATTACATCGGCGAAGATGCGGGAAGCGACGAACCTTTTTTCGCCTATATCGGCTTTCAGGCGATCCACATTCCTGTTCAGGCTCCCCGCGAGTTCATTGAAAACTATACTGGCGTTTATGATGAAGGGTGGCATGCATTGCGTACCGCGCGTTGGCAGCGTGCGCAGGAGATGGGGTTGATACCGCAGGATGCGCCGCTGGCTCCTATGCCTGAAGGGCTACAAGACTGGGATGCCTTGAGCGCGGAAGACAAACATTTTTTCTCCAAAAGCATGGCGGTCAATGCCGGAATGCTGGAAGCCATGGACTTTCATATTGGCCGCTTGATGCGCCACCTGGAGGCGTCCGGCGAACTAGCGAACACACTTTTCATTGTGACCGCCGACAATGGCCCGGCACCAAGCTCTATGTCGACAGTGGCAGTGATGAACTTGTGGATGGCGTTCAACGGCTACAACACCAATGTAGAGACCCTGGGTGAGAAGGGCAGCATGGTGGCAATCGGGCCTGAATGGGCCAATGCGGCAGCCGCTCCGAGCAACCTCTTCAAATTCTATGCTGCAGAAGGTGGCATTCGTGTGCCTCTCATCATCTCAGGCGCTGGTCTCGAGGCTCAGGCACCCGTTAAGAGCATAGCGATGGTGACAGATCTAACTCCCACGATTTTAGACTATGCAGGTATCGAAACCTCAGAAAATGACCCGGTGCCCATCAATGGACGCAGCCTGCGGCCTGTGCTCGACGGAGTTGCCGAGGAAACGCATGCCGCCACGACCCCCATTGCTCTTGAAGTATCAGGGAACTCCGCCTTGTTTCTCGAAGGGTATAAAATCACACGGAATTCACTGCCTTACGGAGATGGCATTTGGCGCCTTTACAATCTCGACATAGACCCTGGAGAAACCAACGATCTGTCGGCAGCCGAGCCTGAGCGGATGCAAGCCATGTTGGTTCACTATCAAGACTATGTGGAGGAGTTTGGTGTTGTAGCCTTAGGGGATGACTTTAATCAGGTGGCTCAGATTACTTCCAATATTCTTCCTCGCATACTCAAGCGAAACTGGTGGGTCGTATTAATTGCCGGCATGGTTCTGCTTGGCGGGCTTGGCATCGCAGGGCGATTCACATGGAGGAAATTGCGGAATGCCTGA
- a CDS encoding hypothetical protein (glutathione S-transferase, C-terminal domain): MPDSAKKHVVHGLKLSLFTGKLEAYFRVKGIPHDFVEMDRADMARCAKATGIAQMPQVETPDGGWLTDTTAIIAKFEADGDGPNLSPQTPVAKFASLMLEDLFDEWYWRPALYYRWAFDEDADLMSSQAARTILRDIRLPFFLRRQFVLRRQRKVYMAEDAVTPETAPAIEAHYHETLAVLNEILAKRPFLMGERPCEADFGMFGPFFRHFFSDPTPGAIMREEAPHVCAWVTRLWALRPDDLENVPEITEVPDDLGFFFEMFGNDYLTYLQANADAADRGNKNVRHEAQGVEWTVPTAPYRVYCLSELSRHFLALGPDDQQQIRALIGPGVDVLAKKPTPMGGPETFVGSGKPVTRLWT; the protein is encoded by the coding sequence ATGCCTGATAGCGCCAAGAAGCATGTGGTGCACGGTCTGAAACTCTCCTTGTTCACCGGAAAGTTGGAGGCGTACTTCCGGGTGAAGGGTATCCCCCATGATTTTGTGGAGATGGATAGAGCCGACATGGCCAGATGCGCGAAGGCGACAGGCATTGCACAGATGCCTCAGGTGGAAACACCTGATGGTGGTTGGCTGACTGACACCACTGCGATAATTGCGAAATTCGAAGCTGACGGCGATGGACCAAACCTGTCGCCTCAAACGCCGGTCGCCAAATTTGCGAGCCTGATGCTGGAAGACCTGTTTGATGAATGGTATTGGCGACCAGCTCTCTATTATCGCTGGGCGTTTGACGAAGATGCCGATCTCATGAGTTCGCAGGCCGCGCGTACAATATTGCGGGACATACGACTCCCGTTCTTCTTGCGACGCCAGTTTGTCCTTCGGCGACAGCGGAAGGTGTATATGGCAGAAGATGCCGTAACGCCAGAAACAGCGCCAGCCATTGAGGCCCACTATCACGAGACTCTTGCGGTTTTGAACGAAATCCTCGCAAAGCGGCCGTTTCTTATGGGTGAGCGTCCCTGTGAGGCCGACTTCGGCATGTTTGGACCCTTCTTTCGGCACTTCTTTTCTGATCCCACGCCTGGTGCGATCATGCGCGAAGAAGCGCCTCATGTGTGCGCCTGGGTCACGCGGCTTTGGGCCCTTCGGCCCGACGATCTGGAGAATGTACCGGAGATCACAGAGGTGCCGGATGATCTCGGTTTCTTCTTTGAGATGTTCGGCAACGACTACCTCACTTATCTGCAGGCCAATGCAGATGCGGCGGATCGTGGTAACAAAAATGTTCGCCATGAAGCGCAGGGTGTCGAATGGACTGTTCCGACAGCGCCCTATCGCGTTTATTGCTTGAGCGAACTCAGTCGGCACTTTCTGGCACTAGGTCCAGACGACCAGCAACAGATACGGGCCTTGATTGGACCCGGTGTGGACGTTTTGGCAAAGAAGCCAACACCTATGGGCGGACCTGAGACATTTGTGGGCAGCGGAAAGCCGGTCACGCGCCTTTGGACCTAG
- a CDS encoding L-talarate/galactarate dehydratase: MTAIDRISISHHRLPLAPPFCAAWDGQARHYFDATIVRVFDTDGRVGIGSGDLMLGFEGHETLFVGGDPLDLDRHNKVLTNIDFHYGRCWPLDIALWDLAGQINQEPVWRMLGGTNPEVPVYASSGALHGSEELADVAERFLALGFPAMKIRFRARESGGWREDVKGLEAVRARVGEKLTLMVDCNQGWQMPWDTEPPWSFDEALPVARELERLGVFWMEEPLDRADLDGHRRLRDATSVKIAGGEMTRELSSLQTMVDGGAFDIVQPDAALVGGITGLAKFGQRLRETSTVFTPHTWTNGLGMLANFHLMAGLGGAPFVEFPYDPPSWGLDRRDYMLSHPITQKDGIVTLTEKAGLGISLDEEQLAATRLD, from the coding sequence ATGACCGCCATTGACCGTATCTCAATCAGCCACCATCGGTTGCCACTTGCGCCGCCGTTCTGCGCGGCGTGGGACGGGCAGGCACGGCACTATTTTGATGCAACCATCGTTCGTGTTTTCGATACAGACGGTCGGGTGGGCATTGGATCAGGAGACTTGATGCTTGGGTTTGAGGGCCATGAGACTCTGTTCGTAGGTGGCGATCCACTTGACCTAGACCGCCATAACAAAGTCCTCACCAACATAGACTTTCACTATGGTCGGTGTTGGCCGCTCGATATTGCGCTCTGGGACCTCGCAGGACAGATCAACCAAGAACCCGTCTGGCGCATGTTGGGAGGTACAAATCCCGAAGTTCCAGTCTACGCCTCTTCTGGAGCTCTGCACGGCTCTGAGGAACTGGCAGATGTCGCCGAGCGCTTCCTCGCACTCGGTTTCCCGGCGATGAAAATTCGTTTTCGCGCCCGTGAAAGTGGTGGGTGGCGCGAAGACGTAAAGGGCCTTGAGGCTGTTCGCGCACGTGTTGGCGAGAAACTGACACTTATGGTCGACTGTAATCAGGGCTGGCAGATGCCCTGGGATACTGAGCCGCCCTGGTCGTTTGATGAAGCGCTTCCCGTCGCCCGCGAGCTTGAACGCTTAGGTGTTTTCTGGATGGAGGAACCACTTGATCGCGCTGACCTCGACGGACATAGGCGTTTGAGGGACGCGACCTCTGTGAAGATAGCGGGAGGAGAGATGACACGGGAATTGTCGAGTCTTCAGACAATGGTCGACGGCGGCGCCTTTGACATTGTGCAACCGGATGCCGCGCTTGTGGGCGGCATTACAGGCCTTGCAAAGTTCGGGCAGCGGCTGCGAGAAACCAGCACAGTCTTTACGCCGCACACCTGGACGAACGGCCTCGGCATGCTGGCGAATTTTCATCTTATGGCTGGACTTGGTGGCGCCCCCTTTGTTGAGTTTCCCTATGATCCACCGTCGTGGGGGCTGGATCGGCGGGACTACATGCTAAGCCATCCGATCACGCAGAAAGATGGCATTGTCACCCTGACTGAAAAGGCCGGCCTGGGCATCTCGCTCGATGAAGAACAGCTCGCGGCGACGCGGCTCGATTGA
- the mmpL8 gene encoding sulfolipid-1 exporter MmpL8: MTDIAVFSARRGWLTLCCALVFAVASLVFVATSLQFNSDKESLVAETAPFKQRNAAFDQAFPQFLNSLIIVIDAPTSAQAQDLAELISLKLEAAPDKYRNIYFAEGDPFFRQNGFLYLSPEELEARVDLLANAEPALAAIAANPTLKGVFDLLGLGIDARETGETLPPSFERLTSDLATLALSLTTGHPSDHFGGFLEAGEEPQRRVITVQPTLDYSSQSAERAAVQDLRRLLADPVFQKVGVRVRLTGRVALADDEIWAIQDSVFLAGILSTLVAGALLGFALRSWRLIGAILGTLFIGLIWTMGYATLSVGSLNMISAAVVVLFIGLGIDHSIHVSLRYREARQTGDDHLDAVRAAAHEMGGAVALCATTSAIAFAAFIPTEYRGLAELGMIAAGSLFLAFVASFTVLPALLTLFGEDPAQDHVPRFIGDATSNWLTGHSMFLSVGVALAALIALAISGQPQFDFSTLAIRDAGSESVTTLLELQSDGVVTDYAADVLVNTIEEATTLASRLSRLPEVGEVISPTTYVPSEQGLKLDILSDAEGFLWPALTAIPGAPLTNDERVHAVSQFAKTVSEMTGDDIIAQNFRRLSAHLVALVEEDPSGQLLLEFEARVSTPLLRDVDRLRDALSAEEVLFEDLPWALRSRVIGTDGEVRVTAMSAAPLLTSTDLEAFVTAVRSVAPEATGRALTEADVGGLVVQSFYLAGMLAFVAIAILLLIVLRSAVDALLVLAPLALATCFTIASANLLGVSFNFANIIVLPLIFGLGIDSGIHFVLRRRHETNVGIVMQSSTPQAIVLSALSTIGAFSALSLSRHWGLASMGLLLTIAIVWVIFCTVIVLPALIDWRDRHFGTAKA, translated from the coding sequence TTGACTGATATCGCGGTCTTTTCAGCCAGACGCGGGTGGTTAACCCTTTGCTGCGCATTGGTATTTGCAGTTGCAAGCTTGGTCTTCGTTGCAACAAGCCTTCAATTCAATTCGGACAAAGAAAGCCTCGTCGCGGAAACAGCGCCCTTCAAACAACGCAACGCAGCTTTTGATCAGGCCTTTCCTCAATTCCTCAACTCTTTGATCATCGTGATCGACGCGCCAACCAGCGCGCAAGCACAGGATCTGGCGGAGCTGATCAGCCTGAAGCTCGAAGCAGCACCAGACAAATATCGAAACATTTATTTCGCAGAAGGTGATCCCTTTTTTCGACAAAATGGTTTTCTGTACCTCAGCCCAGAGGAACTCGAAGCGCGCGTTGATTTGCTCGCAAATGCTGAGCCCGCCTTGGCAGCCATTGCCGCAAACCCGACGCTAAAAGGGGTTTTTGACCTTCTTGGACTGGGAATAGATGCCCGCGAAACAGGCGAAACACTACCTCCCAGTTTCGAGCGACTGACATCTGATCTGGCCACACTCGCCCTCTCATTAACTACGGGACATCCGAGTGACCATTTCGGTGGATTTCTGGAAGCAGGTGAGGAGCCCCAACGCCGGGTTATCACGGTTCAACCCACACTGGACTACAGCTCACAGAGTGCGGAGCGAGCAGCGGTGCAAGATCTGCGGCGCCTTCTTGCAGACCCAGTGTTTCAAAAGGTAGGTGTTCGCGTTCGCCTGACCGGGAGGGTGGCTCTGGCAGATGATGAAATCTGGGCCATCCAGGACAGTGTCTTTCTTGCGGGGATTCTCTCAACATTGGTTGCAGGCGCCCTCCTGGGCTTTGCCCTTAGATCGTGGCGGTTGATCGGGGCAATACTGGGGACGCTCTTTATCGGCCTCATCTGGACAATGGGGTATGCGACCCTCTCTGTCGGCAGCCTCAATATGATTTCCGCGGCTGTTGTTGTCTTGTTCATCGGGCTGGGCATCGACCACAGCATTCATGTGTCGTTGCGCTACCGCGAAGCGCGCCAGACCGGCGACGACCACCTGGATGCGGTTCGCGCAGCTGCCCATGAAATGGGAGGAGCGGTGGCTCTGTGCGCCACGACGTCTGCCATCGCCTTCGCAGCGTTCATACCGACGGAGTATCGCGGCCTTGCCGAACTTGGGATGATCGCGGCAGGATCTCTCTTCCTCGCTTTTGTCGCAAGCTTTACTGTCCTTCCGGCTTTGTTGACCCTATTTGGCGAAGACCCGGCGCAAGATCATGTGCCTCGCTTTATAGGCGATGCGACCTCCAACTGGCTCACTGGGCACTCTATGTTCCTCAGCGTAGGTGTTGCCTTGGCGGCGCTAATTGCGCTTGCCATCTCAGGACAGCCCCAGTTTGACTTCAGCACGCTTGCCATCCGAGACGCTGGATCAGAGTCAGTGACAACATTGTTGGAACTGCAATCCGATGGTGTGGTGACTGATTATGCGGCGGATGTGCTCGTCAACACTATTGAAGAAGCAACCACTCTCGCGTCCCGCCTCTCAAGACTGCCAGAAGTTGGTGAGGTTATTAGCCCCACTACCTATGTACCTTCAGAGCAGGGTCTCAAGCTCGACATCCTGTCCGACGCTGAGGGCTTTCTTTGGCCAGCGCTGACAGCAATCCCGGGAGCCCCGTTGACCAATGACGAGCGGGTGCACGCAGTGTCGCAATTCGCCAAAACCGTTTCTGAGATGACAGGGGACGACATAATCGCTCAAAACTTTCGGCGTCTCAGCGCTCACTTGGTTGCACTTGTGGAAGAGGATCCGTCCGGCCAGCTGCTTCTGGAGTTCGAAGCCCGGGTTTCAACGCCGCTTCTGCGGGACGTTGACCGGCTGCGCGATGCGCTCAGCGCCGAGGAAGTCCTTTTCGAAGACCTACCGTGGGCGCTTCGCTCGCGGGTCATTGGAACGGACGGTGAAGTTCGCGTTACCGCAATGTCCGCCGCCCCCTTGCTCACCTCAACCGACCTCGAAGCTTTTGTGACAGCTGTCAGATCTGTTGCACCGGAAGCAACAGGCCGGGCTCTAACCGAAGCAGATGTTGGAGGCTTGGTTGTTCAGTCTTTTTACCTTGCAGGCATGCTCGCTTTCGTCGCCATAGCGATTTTGCTTCTCATCGTCCTTCGTTCCGCCGTCGACGCTTTACTGGTGTTGGCGCCACTTGCCCTGGCCACCTGCTTTACGATCGCCAGCGCGAACCTTCTCGGGGTTTCGTTCAACTTTGCCAACATCATTGTGCTACCGCTCATTTTTGGGCTGGGCATCGATAGTGGCATTCATTTCGTCTTGCGCCGACGACATGAGACGAATGTCGGCATAGTTATGCAATCAAGTACGCCGCAGGCAATTGTGCTCTCGGCGCTGAGTACCATCGGCGCTTTCTCCGCGCTGTCTCTCTCCCGCCACTGGGGGCTCGCGAGCATGGGGCTGCTCCTCACCATCGCAATCGTCTGGGTGATTTTTTGTACCGTCATCGTCCTGCCCGCCCTTATCGATTGGCGTGACAGACACTTCGGCACCGCCAAAGCGTGA
- a CDS encoding MlaC protein, whose product MRVIAVGALFLGIAGAFAPLFAEDTPTFLERAEIAPEVVILQFIEKVEKARVFESDQLYRTQLSHLVPVIGDAFDMRAMSAAIVGRVVWRGWSEDERENFASIMTEFLAATIASRLELETDAPTEIQATIDGPRGTKIVQTLSTQNGESIRVDYRLSQIDRGWAIVDIVADAKVSEVARRRAEFLGIIRNQGHAGIIAAIGKKLEQLDQTGT is encoded by the coding sequence GTGAGAGTCATTGCCGTGGGGGCCCTGTTTCTGGGCATTGCAGGTGCGTTCGCACCCTTATTCGCAGAGGACACGCCGACCTTTCTTGAGCGGGCGGAGATTGCACCAGAGGTGGTGATTCTTCAGTTCATCGAAAAAGTTGAAAAAGCTCGGGTCTTTGAATCGGATCAGCTCTATCGCACACAACTTTCCCATCTCGTTCCTGTCATAGGCGATGCATTCGACATGCGGGCCATGTCGGCCGCAATAGTAGGACGTGTTGTCTGGCGAGGATGGTCCGAAGACGAAAGAGAGAATTTCGCCAGCATTATGACGGAGTTTCTGGCAGCAACCATCGCCAGCCGTCTGGAACTCGAAACGGATGCACCCACAGAAATACAGGCAACAATCGATGGCCCCCGAGGCACGAAAATCGTGCAAACACTTTCTACGCAGAATGGCGAAAGCATTCGGGTGGACTATCGGTTGTCGCAGATCGATCGTGGTTGGGCGATCGTGGATATTGTTGCGGATGCAAAAGTGAGCGAAGTGGCAAGACGCAGAGCCGAGTTTCTTGGCATCATCAGAAACCAAGGCCATGCAGGTATCATTGCAGCGATTGGCAAAAAGCTTGAGCAGTTAGACCAGACCGGCACATAG
- the fabG gene encoding 3-oxoacyl-[acyl-carrier-protein] reductase FabG, producing MEMSLNGRVALVTGGSRGIGRAISLALAKAGADIAINFRRDDKAAEEVAAEVRKLGRRAEVYPASVDDGDQAAALVASVLKDFGSIGILINNAGIASRGQTVADTDPAELERVVRVHALAPHRLSQLVLPAMREEERGDIVMISSVATLSNGPNGAPYNMGKAAMEALALTLAKEERKNGIRTNIVSPSLTVTEMGTRLVKARSGADIHDLDATSPFGRVSVPEDVAAAVLFFVSNANPYCNGQKLNVDGGGA from the coding sequence ATGGAAATGTCGTTGAACGGAAGAGTGGCTCTTGTCACCGGCGGATCACGGGGTATTGGTCGCGCCATCTCGCTGGCGTTGGCAAAGGCAGGCGCTGATATCGCCATCAATTTTCGACGAGACGACAAAGCCGCCGAGGAAGTTGCAGCTGAGGTAAGAAAGCTTGGTCGCCGGGCTGAGGTCTATCCAGCTTCAGTCGATGATGGCGATCAGGCGGCTGCACTTGTTGCGTCAGTCCTGAAGGACTTTGGGTCAATCGGCATTCTCATCAACAATGCAGGCATCGCCAGCCGCGGTCAGACGGTGGCAGACACCGATCCGGCTGAACTAGAGCGTGTTGTGCGCGTGCACGCTTTGGCGCCACATCGACTGTCTCAACTAGTCCTTCCGGCCATGCGGGAAGAAGAGCGAGGGGACATTGTCATGATTTCAAGCGTTGCCACCCTGTCCAATGGTCCCAATGGGGCACCGTATAATATGGGAAAAGCGGCGATGGAGGCATTGGCCCTGACACTCGCCAAGGAAGAGCGGAAGAACGGCATCCGCACCAATATTGTCTCGCCGAGCCTGACGGTGACCGAGATGGGAACGCGCCTGGTGAAAGCCCGCTCCGGCGCCGACATTCACGATCTGGATGCCACGTCGCCCTTCGGGCGCGTCTCAGTGCCTGAGGACGTCGCCGCCGCTGTGCTTTTCTTTGTCAGCAATGCTAACCCTTACTGCAACGGGCAGAAACTCAATGTTGACGGTGGCGGTGCATGA
- the galT gene encoding galactose-1-phosphate uridylyltransferase, with amino-acid sequence MTRKLYTRTVQKSDGRGLTFYGWKEHERPVVADLPPLEASALPYKRWHPLRHEWVSYAGSRQGRTFFPDAASCPLCPAKSDGLTEIPADDFEMAVFENRFPAFRLDAGDAELVGGDEPAVGRCEVVVFSADHGGSLGGQSVERIELLFELWARQARQMMDDHGLACVLPYESRGEEIGVTLHHPHGQIYGFGFVPDLLMKSAEAQKAAPIVKDILERTPSRLILDKSDHAMTFVPDIARYPYECWVAPHRRTPGPWDLSTDERRDMAYQLKQALLRLDGLFGKPMPYVLSAQVAPVGYEDSYHFTLQIWPIRRAEDKLKFLASVEQVSGVFLVDVPPAAAADALRNVEIEA; translated from the coding sequence ATGACGCGAAAGCTCTACACGCGCACGGTACAGAAATCAGACGGGCGGGGCCTGACCTTTTATGGATGGAAGGAACATGAGCGACCGGTCGTCGCTGACCTTCCACCGCTCGAGGCATCGGCTCTTCCTTACAAGCGTTGGCATCCATTGCGCCATGAATGGGTGAGCTATGCAGGATCGAGGCAGGGGCGAACTTTTTTCCCCGACGCTGCCTCATGTCCTCTCTGTCCGGCAAAAAGCGATGGTCTCACTGAAATACCGGCTGACGATTTTGAGATGGCGGTATTTGAAAACCGTTTTCCTGCCTTTCGTCTCGATGCAGGTGATGCCGAGCTTGTAGGCGGTGACGAGCCAGCGGTGGGGCGCTGTGAGGTCGTTGTTTTTTCTGCCGATCATGGCGGGTCGCTTGGTGGGCAATCTGTCGAGCGTATTGAGCTTCTGTTTGAGCTTTGGGCGCGCCAGGCCAGACAGATGATGGACGATCATGGGCTGGCGTGCGTCTTGCCCTACGAAAGTCGCGGCGAAGAGATTGGTGTCACGCTTCATCATCCTCATGGCCAGATTTATGGCTTTGGCTTTGTGCCTGATCTCCTGATGAAAAGTGCAGAAGCACAGAAAGCAGCGCCGATCGTCAAAGACATTTTGGAGCGAACCCCGTCTCGGCTGATCCTGGACAAATCCGACCATGCAATGACCTTTGTGCCCGATATTGCTCGATACCCCTATGAATGTTGGGTGGCGCCGCATCGCCGTACGCCAGGCCCATGGGATTTGAGCACTGATGAACGCAGAGATATGGCCTATCAGCTGAAGCAGGCACTCCTGCGCTTGGATGGTCTCTTTGGAAAGCCAATGCCTTATGTCCTTTCTGCGCAAGTCGCGCCTGTCGGGTATGAAGACAGTTACCACTTTACCTTGCAGATCTGGCCGATCCGTCGGGCAGAAGACAAGCTGAAATTTCTCGCAAGCGTGGAACAGGTGAGTGGGGTCTTTCTGGTGGATGTGCCTCCCGCGGCTGCAGCAGACGCACTGCGCAATGTGGAAATAGAGGCATGA